The Pseudomonas chlororaphis subsp. piscium genome contains the following window.
CGGTAGGCCTGCCGGTGGTGACCGTCGTGGCTCTGGCCAAGGTCGGCGGCGCGATGGACGCGCTGAGCAGCCCGATCGGCAAAATCGCCGGTGGCCTGCTGGCGGCGGTCTGCTACCTGGCGGTCGGCCCGTTGTTCGCGACGCCGCGTACCGCGACCGTATCCTTCGAAGTAGGCCTGGCGCCGCTGACCGGTGAAAGCCCGCTGGCGCTGTTCCTCTATAGCTCGGTGTATTTCCTGCTGGTGTTTTTCATCTCCCTCTACCCGGGACGCCTGCTGGACACCGTTGGGCGTTTCCTTGCGCCGCTGAAGATCATCGCCCTGGCCGTACTGGGCATTGCCGCGTTCGCCTTGCCGGCCGGTGATATCGGTGTGGCGACTCCCGAATACGTCGCGGCGCCGTTCTCCCAAGGCTTCATCAATGGTTACCTGACCATGGATACCCTGGGCGCGCTGGTGTTCGGCATCGTCATTGTCAACGCCATCCGTTCCCGCGGTGTCGAGTCGCCACGCCTGATCACCCGTTACGCGATTATCGCCGGGCTGATTGCCGGCGTCGGCCTGGCACTGGTGTATGTCAGCCTGTTCCGCCTGGGTTCGGGCAGCCACGAAGTCGCGGCCGGCGCCACCAACGGCGCGGCGGTGCTGCATGCTTACGTGCAACACACCTTCGGCTCCCTGGGCAGTGGTTTCCTGGCCGTGCTGATTTCCCTGGCCTGCCTGGTGACCGCGGTTGGTTTGACCTGTGCTTGCGCCGAGTACTTCAGCCGCGTACTGCCGCTGTCGTACAAGACCCTGGTGATCATCCTGGCGGCGTTCTCGCTGCTGGTGTCCAACCTGGGCCTGACCAAGCTGATCGCTTTCTCCATCCCGGTGCTGACCGCCATCTACCCGCCGTGCATCGCCCTGGTGGCCCTGAGCTTCTGCAAGGACTTCTGGCATGAGCAGGGCCGCATCGTCGGTCCGGTGATGCTGGTGTCCTTCCTGTTCGGCTTGATCGACGCCCTCAAGGGCGCCGGCCTGGCGGACTGGATGCCAACCCAGTTGATGCACCTGCCGCTGAGCGAGCAGGGCCTGGCGTGGCTGGTGCCTTCGGTCATGACCCTGGTGGTCGCGGTGGTCTGCGACCGCCTGCTGGGCAAGCGCAGCGAAGCGCTGGCCTAAACCGCCATCTGCCGGGGCCCGTCACAAGCGGGCACCGAGTAGCCAAAAAAATGCCCCGTATCCAGCGATACGGGGCATTTTTTATGGGCGACGGATGGTGTCTTTTTTCCTCGATCAACGTCGAAGCAGTGCCAGTTGTATCCGCACTCTGCCAACGCCTATCCGGGAACCTGCATGTCGTTCGTCGAAGCCAACCTGATCCATCTCATCGCCGCACTCTGGTTTGTCATCTGCTGGGGCGGCTATACCCGCTACGCCACCTGGAAGGGCCGCGACACCGCGTGCCTGGCCAGCGTGCTGCACCTGTACCGGGAAGACTGGATGCGCCGCATGCTGCTGCGCGACAACCGCATCGCCGACGCCAGCGTGATCGGCAACCTGGAGCGCAATGCCTCGTTTTTTGCCTCCAGCACCCTGATTATCCTCGCCGGTATCCTCACGGTGCTCGGCGCTTCCGAACGCGCGGTATCACTGCTGGCCGACATTCCGATGGTGCAGCAGGCCTCCCAGGGCATGTCCGAGATCAAGCTGCTGTGCCTGGCCCTGGTATTCGTCTACGCCTTCTTCACCTTCAGCTGGTGCATGCGCCAGTACAACTTCGCCGCCATCCTCGTAGGCTCGGCACCGATGATCGGTGAGCGACATGTTTCCGAACAGGAGCGCAAAGCCTTTGCCCTGCGGGCTGCGCGGGTGATTTCCATGGCCGCCAACCAGTTCAACTTCGGCCTGCGTTCCTATTACTTCGGCATGAGCATGCTGGCCTGGTTCGTCAGCCCCTGGCTGTTCATGCTGATGAGCGCGGGCGTGGTGCTGGTGCTGTACCGCCGGGAGTTTCATTCCGACGTGTTGGACGTGATGGTCTATACCCCTACAGAGGCGCCATTGCCCGAGGTGAACAAGGAGATTGCCTGATGAGTATCGCGTTCTGGTGTGTGTTTATCAGCGCGCTGCTGATTTATGTGGCACGGATGCCGGTGGCCAGGGCCATGAAAGAGCAGGGCGGTTACAACAATCACCTGCCACGCCAGCAACAGGCGCAGCTCACCGGGTTCGGTGCCCGGGCGGTGGCGGCGCACCAGAACAGCTTCGAAGCCTTCATGTTATTCGCGGTCGGGGTCCTGATGGCCCATACCACCCAGACTCAGGGTTGGTTGATCGACGGCCTGGCGATCGTCTTTGTCATTACGCGAGTTATCTATCTGCTGTGTTATTGGGCGGATCTTGCCTGGCAGCGCAGTCTGGTCTGGTTTATCGGTCTGCTCTGTTCAATGTTGCTGATGCTTAGTCCGATTTTTCGCCGCCTGTTGGCGTAGAGTTATTCCAGACAAAGTAAAGCCCGCACTAGGCGGGCTTTCTTTTTGCTGCACTAAAACCGGATTAGTTGGTTTTAGGAGCGGCTTCCTTGGCAGCTTCTTCAACAGCTGCTTTGCTCGATTCAACCTGATCTTTGGCTGCATCGACGGTTTCTTTTGCGGCTTCGCTCACTTTATCCTGAGCTTCGTTCAGTTTCTGTTGAGCTTGCTCAGCATGTTGGTTGGCATCTTGAGCTTTGTCCTCGGATTTTTTATCGCAGGCAGCGAGACCGAGGGAAGCGGTCAGCATCAGGGCAATAGCTAAAGTCTTACGCATGGGGTGTTTCTCCTTATTGAAGATATCTTCTGGCCTTTCGAGCATGGCTCTACAGGTTAAGTTCCTTGAAAGCGAAAGATATATAAAGTGCCAGCAATATGGAACTTTTAGCTGTCCCGTTAACCGAGCGGTTTTGACACCAACTAGAGAGTTGCCTTATGGAGCAAAACCCTGTTTTTGAGCGTGCGACGCGGTTTTTATCGGCGCTGCGCCATTGCCAGGTATTGGCAATGAGCGTGCACAGCGCTTCAAAAGACGGCATCACCCTGATGCTGCCTTACAGCCCGCAGATAGTCGGTAACCCTCAGACCGGGGTGATCCACGGTGGCGCGCTGACCTCGTTGATGGACACCGCCTGCGGCATGGCCACCTTGTGCGTCCTGCCGGAATTCGAAGTCTGTCCGACCCTGGACTTGCGTGTCGATTACATGCACCCGGCAGAGCCGGGCAAAAGCGTATATGGCTTTGCCCAGTGCTATCGGGTGACCACCGATGTGATTTTCACTCGCGGTTTTGCCTACCAGGACGATCCCGAGCACCCCGTTGCCCATGTGGTGGGCACCTTCATGCGCATGGGCAAGGGCCTCAAGGGCAGCAAAGATTTTGCCGGCGCCATCAAGGGTGAGCAGCCATGAGCGACGATTTCCAGAAGCAAGTGCGGCATGCCCACCAGCAAGGCGATTACGCGGCACTGCTGCAGCTGATTCCCTACGCCAGGCTGATCGGTATCGAGTGTTCGCGGCAGGGCGATGGGTTGCTGTTTCGCCTGCCCGCCAACCGCGACAACATTGGCAACCCGTTGCTGCCGGCCCTGCACGGTGGGGTGATCGCCGGTTTCATGGAGCTGGCGGCGGCCCTGCATCTGTTGATTGGCACCGGTTCGCCCGGAGTGCCGAAGATCATCGACTTCTCCCTCGACTACCTGCGGGCCGGGCAATTTCGCGATACCTATGCCAGATGCCAGGTCTGCCGCCAGGGCCGGCGGGTGGCGAACGTGGCCATCACCGCCTGGCAGAGCAGCGCGGAGGAGCCGATTGCCACCGCCCGAGCACATTTCAAGCTTGAAGAAAGTCCAGGCCCTTGAAATCTCAGGTAGAGCCCCCAACTCTGTGGACATCCCGCCGTAAGCCCTCCGGGCGCGGCTTATGCCATCTGATTGGAGTTTGATGACCATGAGTGTGGAAACTCAAAAGGAAACCCTGGGCTTCCAGACCGAGGTAAAGCAGCTGCTGCACCTCATGATCCATTCGCTGTATTCCAACAAGGAAATCTTCCTTCGCGAACTGATCTCGAACGCCTCTGACGCTGTCGACAAATTGCGCTTCGAAGCCCTGTCCAAGCCTGAGTTGCTGGAAGGTGGCGCGGAGCTGAAAATCCGTGTGAGCTTCGACAAGGACGCCAAGACCGTCACCCTCGAAGACAACGGCATCGGCATGAGCCGGGAAGATGTGATCACCCACCTGGGGACCATCGCCAAGTCCGGCACCGCCGACTTCATGAAAAACCTCACGGGCGACCAGAAGAAGGATTCGCACCTGATCGGCCAGTTCGGCGTGGGCTTCTATTCCGCCTTCATCGTCGCCGACAAGGTCGATGTCTTCACCCGTCGTGCCGGCCTCGCTGCCAGCGAAGGCGTGCACTGGTCCTCCAAGGGCGAGGGCGAGTTCGAAGTCGCGACCATCGACAAGGCCGACCGCGGCACCCGTATCGTCCTGCACCTGAAATCCGGCGAAGACGAGTTCGCCGATGGCTGGCGCCTGCGCAACATTATCAAGAAGTACTCCGACCATATCGCCCTGCCGATCGAGCTGCCGAAAGAGGCCGCTGCCGCTGAGGGTGAAGAGAAGCCTGCGCAGGAATGGGAAACCGTCAACCGCGCCAGTGCCCTGTGGACCCGTCCGCGCACCGAGATCAAGGACGAGGAATACCAGGAGTTCTACAAGCACATCGCCCACGATTTCGAGAACCCGCTGAGCTGGAGCCACAACAAGGTCGAAGGCAAGCTGGAATACAGCTCGCTGCTGTACGTGCCGGCCCGTGCGCCATTCGACCTGTACCAGCGTGAAGCGCCGAAAGGCCTGAAGCTGTACGTGCAGCGTGTGTTCGTGATGGACCAGGCGGAATCCTTCCTGCCGCTGTACCTGCGCTTCATCAAGGGTGTGGTCGACTCCAACGACCTGTCGCTGAACGTGTCGCGGGAAATCCTGCAGAAAGACCCGATCATCGACTCCATGAAGTCGGCGCTGACCAAGCGCGTACTGGACATGCTGGAAAAACTGGCGAAGAACGAGCCTGAGCAATACAAGGGCTTCTGGAAAAACTTCGGCCAGGTGATGAAAGAAGGCCCGGCCGAAGACTTCGCCAACAAGGAAAAGATCGCCGGCCTGCTGCGCTTCGCCTCCACCCAGGGCGACGACGGCGAGCAGAATGTCTCCCTGGCCGACTACCTGGCGCGCGCCAAGGAAGGCCAGGACAAGATCTACTACCTCACCGGCGAAACCTACGCGCAGGTCAAGAACAGCCCGCACCTGGAAGTCTTCCGCAAGAAAGGCATCGAAGTGCTGCTGCTGACCGACCGCATCGACGAGTGGCTGATGAGCTACCTGAGCGACTTCGACGGCAAGAGCTTTGTCGACGTGGCGCGTGGTGATCTGGACCTGGGCAACCTGGACTCGGAAGAGGACAAAAAGGCCGCGGAAGAAGTCGCCAAGAGCAAGGAAGGCCTGGTGGAGCGGATCAAGACCGCCCTGGGCGAGAGCGTCAGCGAAGTGCGGGTTTCCCACCGCCTGACCGACTCCCCGGCGATCCTGGCGATCGGCGAGCAGGACCTGGGCCTGCAGATGCGCCAGATCCTCGAGGCCAGCGGGCAGAAGGTGCCGGATTCCAAGCCGATCTTCGAATTCAACCCGGCTCACCCGTTGATCGAGAAACTCGACGGCGAGCGGAGCGACGAGCGCTTCGGCGATCTGTCGCACATCCTCTTCGATCAGGCGGCCCTGGCTGCCGGCGACAGCTTGAAAGACCCGGCCGCCTATGTGCGCCGCCTGAACAAGCTGCTGGTTGAACTGTCGGTTTAACTGCGTTGTATAAAAACCCGCTTCGGCGGGTTTTTTCATTCCGGTGTTTTTGAATCAGGAGTCTGAAATGAGCCAAGTCACTGTTCGTTCCCTGGTCTACCAGATTGATGGTCAATCCTATGAAAGCCGCCTGGCGTTCGATGCCAGCCACAAAGGGCCGCGTCCGGGGCTGTTGATGGCGCCGAACTGGATGGGGGTCAGCGCCGGTGCCGAGAAGATTGCCGAGGCGGTGGCCGCCAAGGGGTATGTGGTGCTGATCGCCGACCTGTACGGGCAACAGGTCCGTCCGAGCAACGGCGACGAGGCGGGCGCCGCCATGATGCCGCTGAAGAATGATCGGGCCTTGCTGCGCAAGCGCATGCAGGCAGCCTTCGAGGCGCTGCAAAGCCAGCGGGAAGCTGCGTTGGACAAGGCCAGGCTGGCCACTTTCGGCTTCTGCTTCGGTGGTTGCTGCTCCCTGGAGCTGGCACGCAGCGGCGCGCCCCTGAAAGCCGCGGTGTCCTTCCACGGCAGCCTGGATACGCCGAACCCGGCCGACGCGCGGAACATCAAGGGCGCGGTGCTGGTGCTGCATGGCGCCTCCGACCCGTTGGTGCCGAAAGAGCAGTTGCCGGCCTTCGAAGAGGAAATGAACGCCGCGGGCGTGGATTGGCAACTGCTGAGCTACGGCGGCGCGGTGCATTCCTTCACCGATCCGCACGCCAATGTGCCGGGAACGATGATGTACGACGCCAAGACCGCGGGCCGTGCCTTCACCTCGATGCACAACCTGCTGGATGAAGTGTTCAAGGGCTGAGCCCCGGGAACGGCAAGCCCGCCTGGCAACGCAATGCGGCTCTCAGTGAGCCGCCTTATACGCCAGGCGGGCTTTTTTGTGTCTGTCAGCCATTCAGATCCGCGTCAACGCCTGGGCCAGGTCGGCGCGCAGGTCCTCCACATCCTCGACTCCCACGGACAAACGCACCAGAGCGTCGCCGATACCGAGCTGCGCCCGGGTGTCCGCGGGAATGCTGGCGTGGGTCATGATCGCCGGGTGCTCGATCAGGCTTTCCACCCCGCCCAGGCTTTCGGCCAGGGCGAAGATCCGCACGTTTTCGAGAAAACGCTTGGCACCGGCCAGGTCGCAGTTCAGATCGAGGGAGATCATCCCGCCGAAACCGCGCATCTGCCGCTGCGCCAGGGCGTGCTGCGGATGTGACGGCAAGCCCGGGTAGTAGACCCGCGCCACCTGGGGCTGGCGCTCCAGCCATTGCGCCAGCTCCAGGGCATTGCTGCAGTGGCGTTCCATGCGCAGCGCCAGGGTTTTCACTCCGCGCAGGGTGAGGAAGGCGTCGAACGGCCCGGCGATGGCCCCCACGGCGTTCTGCAGGAAGCCCAGGCGCTCGGCCAGGTCGGGGTTCTGCCCGACCACCGCGATACCGCCGATCACATCGGAGTGGCCGTTGAGGTACTTGGTCGTCGAGTGCAGCACGATATCGAAGCCCAGTTCCAGCGGGCGCTGGATCCACGGGCTGGCAAAGGTGTTATCGGCGACGCAGATGATGCCCCGGGCGCGGCAGAT
Protein-coding sequences here:
- the brnQ gene encoding branched-chain amino acid transport system II carrier protein, with the protein product MKVLKGQDILALGFMTFALFVGAGNIIFPPIVGLQSGPNVWIAALGFLITAVGLPVVTVVALAKVGGAMDALSSPIGKIAGGLLAAVCYLAVGPLFATPRTATVSFEVGLAPLTGESPLALFLYSSVYFLLVFFISLYPGRLLDTVGRFLAPLKIIALAVLGIAAFALPAGDIGVATPEYVAAPFSQGFINGYLTMDTLGALVFGIVIVNAIRSRGVESPRLITRYAIIAGLIAGVGLALVYVSLFRLGSGSHEVAAGATNGAAVLHAYVQHTFGSLGSGFLAVLISLACLVTAVGLTCACAEYFSRVLPLSYKTLVIILAAFSLLVSNLGLTKLIAFSIPVLTAIYPPCIALVALSFCKDFWHEQGRIVGPVMLVSFLFGLIDALKGAGLADWMPTQLMHLPLSEQGLAWLVPSVMTLVVAVVCDRLLGKRSEALA
- a CDS encoding DUF599 domain-containing protein, which produces MSFVEANLIHLIAALWFVICWGGYTRYATWKGRDTACLASVLHLYREDWMRRMLLRDNRIADASVIGNLERNASFFASSTLIILAGILTVLGASERAVSLLADIPMVQQASQGMSEIKLLCLALVFVYAFFTFSWCMRQYNFAAILVGSAPMIGERHVSEQERKAFALRAARVISMAANQFNFGLRSYYFGMSMLAWFVSPWLFMLMSAGVVLVLYRREFHSDVLDVMVYTPTEAPLPEVNKEIA
- a CDS encoding MAPEG family protein, whose translation is MSIAFWCVFISALLIYVARMPVARAMKEQGGYNNHLPRQQQAQLTGFGARAVAAHQNSFEAFMLFAVGVLMAHTTQTQGWLIDGLAIVFVITRVIYLLCYWADLAWQRSLVWFIGLLCSMLLMLSPIFRRLLA
- a CDS encoding PaaI family thioesterase, whose protein sequence is MEQNPVFERATRFLSALRHCQVLAMSVHSASKDGITLMLPYSPQIVGNPQTGVIHGGALTSLMDTACGMATLCVLPEFEVCPTLDLRVDYMHPAEPGKSVYGFAQCYRVTTDVIFTRGFAYQDDPEHPVAHVVGTFMRMGKGLKGSKDFAGAIKGEQP
- a CDS encoding PaaI family thioesterase, coding for MSDDFQKQVRHAHQQGDYAALLQLIPYARLIGIECSRQGDGLLFRLPANRDNIGNPLLPALHGGVIAGFMELAAALHLLIGTGSPGVPKIIDFSLDYLRAGQFRDTYARCQVCRQGRRVANVAITAWQSSAEEPIATARAHFKLEESPGP
- the htpG gene encoding molecular chaperone HtpG, which gives rise to MSVETQKETLGFQTEVKQLLHLMIHSLYSNKEIFLRELISNASDAVDKLRFEALSKPELLEGGAELKIRVSFDKDAKTVTLEDNGIGMSREDVITHLGTIAKSGTADFMKNLTGDQKKDSHLIGQFGVGFYSAFIVADKVDVFTRRAGLAASEGVHWSSKGEGEFEVATIDKADRGTRIVLHLKSGEDEFADGWRLRNIIKKYSDHIALPIELPKEAAAAEGEEKPAQEWETVNRASALWTRPRTEIKDEEYQEFYKHIAHDFENPLSWSHNKVEGKLEYSSLLYVPARAPFDLYQREAPKGLKLYVQRVFVMDQAESFLPLYLRFIKGVVDSNDLSLNVSREILQKDPIIDSMKSALTKRVLDMLEKLAKNEPEQYKGFWKNFGQVMKEGPAEDFANKEKIAGLLRFASTQGDDGEQNVSLADYLARAKEGQDKIYYLTGETYAQVKNSPHLEVFRKKGIEVLLLTDRIDEWLMSYLSDFDGKSFVDVARGDLDLGNLDSEEDKKAAEEVAKSKEGLVERIKTALGESVSEVRVSHRLTDSPAILAIGEQDLGLQMRQILEASGQKVPDSKPIFEFNPAHPLIEKLDGERSDERFGDLSHILFDQAALAAGDSLKDPAAYVRRLNKLLVELSV
- a CDS encoding dienelactone hydrolase family protein translates to MSQVTVRSLVYQIDGQSYESRLAFDASHKGPRPGLLMAPNWMGVSAGAEKIAEAVAAKGYVVLIADLYGQQVRPSNGDEAGAAMMPLKNDRALLRKRMQAAFEALQSQREAALDKARLATFGFCFGGCCSLELARSGAPLKAAVSFHGSLDTPNPADARNIKGAVLVLHGASDPLVPKEQLPAFEEEMNAAGVDWQLLSYGGAVHSFTDPHANVPGTMMYDAKTAGRAFTSMHNLLDEVFKG
- a CDS encoding trans-sulfuration enzyme family protein encodes the protein MSQQDETGAPRAFATRVIHAGQTPDPSTGALMPPIYANSTYAQQSPGVHKGLDYGRSHNPTRWALERCVADLESGTQAFAFASGLAAISSVLELLDAGAHIVSGNDLYGGTFRLFERVRRRSAGHRFSFVDLSDLSAFEAALQDDTQMVMVETPSNPLLRLTDLAAIARICRARGIICVADNTFASPWIQRPLELGFDIVLHSTTKYLNGHSDVIGGIAVVGQNPDLAERLGFLQNAVGAIAGPFDAFLTLRGVKTLALRMERHCSNALELAQWLERQPQVARVYYPGLPSHPQHALAQRQMRGFGGMISLDLNCDLAGAKRFLENVRIFALAESLGGVESLIEHPAIMTHASIPADTRAQLGIGDALVRLSVGVEDVEDLRADLAQALTRI